From the genome of Sulfurovum sp. NBC37-1, one region includes:
- a CDS encoding HyaD/HybD family hydrogenase maturation endopeptidase — translation MSHHKVALIGIGNIMFHDEGLGAYLVKYIEENYYLPENLTVIEGGTLGFTLMTYYQEYDKIIIVGTGSKNGEVGTIHSESADEVMAQGATRQTANEVEITMMLEICSFHEDMGEVQLITMIPEDIIDVRNGLTPSVLKHMPKLVEATLEELERSGIVLQKKEKNEISFETIIDDYANPIAPKPF, via the coding sequence TTGTCACATCATAAAGTAGCATTGATAGGCATCGGGAACATCATGTTCCACGATGAAGGACTTGGTGCCTATCTTGTCAAGTATATCGAAGAGAACTATTACCTGCCGGAAAACCTGACTGTGATCGAGGGCGGAACGCTCGGCTTTACTCTGATGACCTACTATCAGGAATATGATAAGATCATCATAGTGGGAACCGGTTCCAAAAACGGTGAGGTCGGAACAATCCACAGTGAATCGGCCGATGAGGTGATGGCACAGGGTGCTACGCGCCAAACAGCCAATGAAGTCGAGATCACGATGATGCTTGAGATCTGCTCTTTTCATGAAGATATGGGAGAAGTACAGCTCATTACGATGATTCCGGAAGACATCATAGATGTACGTAATGGTCTGACACCTTCTGTGCTGAAACATATGCCAAAGCTTGTAGAAGCTACGCTTGAAGAATTGGAAAGATCGGGTATCGTGTTGCAGAAGAAAGAAAAGAACGAGATTTCTTTTGAAACGATCATCGACGACTATGCCAATCCGATTGCACCCAAACCATTTTAA
- a CDS encoding cytochrome b/b6 domain-containing protein, producing MSKPGYKQVKRMTVFMRLNHWVVAICMVAAVITGLYIGHPYYQTFIADPAVDKYVMAWNRWVHFMVAIIFDVSSIVIAYLYFFSRFEKPYKKIIPTGANIKEFFEVLINLLTLNRRKNFESSHSDSFNAVFFFIFHVLLLWMLLTGLQLYVHGLESGLSSIGKWWPAMLHWATDWTIPASAWLLGGGAMPTLMDVRIVHHLSMWLIITWVAFHIYYQVWRTIFWKESDIAIVVGGTKFVKEDKEG from the coding sequence ATGTCAAAACCTGGATATAAACAAGTCAAACGGATGACAGTTTTCATGAGGCTTAATCACTGGGTCGTCGCCATTTGTATGGTGGCTGCCGTTATCACGGGCCTCTATATCGGGCATCCGTACTATCAGACCTTCATAGCGGACCCTGCCGTAGACAAATATGTGATGGCGTGGAACAGATGGGTTCATTTTATGGTAGCCATTATATTTGATGTAAGTAGTATTGTCATCGCATATCTCTATTTCTTCTCAAGGTTTGAAAAACCATACAAGAAGATCATACCGACAGGAGCGAATATTAAAGAGTTCTTCGAAGTGTTGATCAACCTGTTGACGCTCAACCGGAGAAAGAATTTTGAATCAAGTCACTCAGACAGTTTCAATGCGGTATTTTTCTTTATCTTCCATGTGCTCTTGCTTTGGATGCTTCTGACCGGACTGCAACTTTATGTACACGGTCTTGAATCTGGCTTGAGCAGTATTGGAAAGTGGTGGCCTGCCATGTTGCACTGGGCAACGGACTGGACGATCCCTGCAAGTGCATGGCTGCTTGGAGGCGGTGCGATGCCTACACTGATGGATGTACGTATTGTGCATCATCTTTCCATGTGGCTGATTATTACCTGGGTGGCCTTTCATATTTATTATCAGGTCTGGAGAACGATCTTCTGGAAAGAGAGTGACATTGCGATAGTGGTTGGCGGAACAAAGTTTGTCAAGGAAGATAAAGAGGGGTAA
- a CDS encoding nickel-dependent hydrogenase large subunit translates to MPENNTTTVTEETAAAAESAAPKTEETKAPAAEAAPKVGKKHIIVDPITRIEGHLRIEAIIDENNKIVDAWSSSTMFRGIETILKGRDPRDCGLMAMRICGVCTGTHYQRSIEAVEDAFKITIPKNARLVRNLIQGALYVHDHLVHFYHLHALDFVDVVSATKANPTATAAEAQKWADVAGHKPSISGAADFKAVQDRIVKFVKEGRLGIFGNGYWGNPHYKLTPEQNLIGVAHYLKALDIQRDMAKMQAIFGGKNPHPQSIVVGGVTCVQDIKNPARIALFKQLLQESNEFIKGAYLPDIYMAGTMYADEATDKDATLKGVGGTGGGILSYMSYGDFRLDDTGFYNSEMLFPSGLVLDGDISKALDVDPNKITEDVTHSWYEGTGAPEHPYEGTTIPKYTGLEKKADGYSYLKTEEKYSWIKSPLYDGKKVEVGPLARMVIGYVKGDKRITKYVGNFLKRANLPVTVLFSTVGRTAARAIETELMGDVMMEWVDELAKNAASGDLSTWTEFDFDKVSVDTKGMGLAEAPRGSLGHWVKVKNGKVENYQAVVPSTWNAGPRGPKGEIGAYEGSLIGTKVANPEEPLEIIRTIHSFDPCIACAVHVVDTKGKELAVYKVDPTCAF, encoded by the coding sequence ATGCCAGAGAATAATACAACAACAGTAACAGAAGAAACAGCAGCAGCGGCAGAGAGTGCGGCTCCTAAAACAGAAGAGACAAAAGCCCCTGCAGCGGAGGCAGCACCGAAAGTCGGCAAGAAACATATTATCGTAGATCCTATTACCAGGATCGAAGGTCACCTCAGAATCGAAGCGATCATCGATGAGAACAACAAAATCGTGGATGCATGGAGTTCCTCGACGATGTTCAGAGGGATCGAGACGATCCTAAAAGGACGTGACCCTCGTGACTGTGGTCTGATGGCGATGCGTATCTGCGGTGTCTGTACGGGTACACACTACCAGAGAAGTATAGAAGCTGTCGAAGATGCATTCAAGATCACGATTCCCAAAAATGCAAGACTTGTAAGAAATCTCATTCAGGGTGCACTCTACGTGCATGACCACCTGGTACACTTCTACCATCTGCATGCGCTTGACTTTGTCGATGTCGTCTCTGCAACAAAAGCAAACCCGACAGCTACGGCAGCTGAGGCACAAAAATGGGCAGATGTTGCAGGGCATAAACCGTCTATTTCCGGTGCTGCAGATTTCAAAGCAGTTCAGGACCGTATCGTCAAGTTTGTCAAAGAAGGGCGTTTGGGTATCTTTGGAAACGGGTACTGGGGCAATCCGCACTACAAGCTGACACCTGAACAGAACCTCATTGGTGTGGCACACTACCTTAAAGCACTGGATATCCAGAGGGACATGGCAAAAATGCAGGCGATATTCGGCGGAAAGAACCCGCATCCGCAAAGTATTGTAGTTGGTGGCGTGACCTGTGTTCAGGATATTAAGAATCCGGCAAGGATAGCTCTATTCAAACAGCTCCTACAGGAATCAAATGAATTTATAAAGGGTGCATACCTTCCTGATATCTATATGGCTGGAACGATGTATGCCGATGAAGCAACAGATAAAGATGCAACACTCAAAGGAGTCGGGGGAACCGGTGGAGGGATACTCTCCTATATGAGCTATGGTGATTTCAGACTGGATGATACAGGTTTTTACAATTCAGAGATGCTTTTCCCTTCAGGATTGGTACTTGACGGAGATATCAGTAAAGCATTGGATGTAGATCCCAACAAGATCACGGAAGATGTGACACACTCATGGTATGAGGGTACTGGGGCACCCGAACATCCATATGAAGGAACAACGATCCCTAAATATACAGGTCTTGAGAAGAAAGCGGACGGTTATTCGTACCTTAAAACAGAAGAAAAATATTCCTGGATCAAGTCACCACTGTACGACGGCAAGAAAGTGGAAGTAGGACCATTGGCCCGAATGGTTATTGGCTATGTCAAAGGGGATAAACGAATTACAAAATATGTTGGGAACTTCCTTAAGAGAGCAAATCTCCCTGTGACAGTACTCTTCTCGACAGTGGGAAGAACAGCTGCAAGGGCCATCGAGACCGAACTCATGGGTGATGTAATGATGGAATGGGTTGATGAGTTGGCCAAGAACGCTGCCTCTGGTGATCTGTCTACCTGGACCGAGTTCGATTTTGACAAAGTCAGTGTGGATACCAAAGGAATGGGCCTTGCAGAAGCACCGAGAGGATCATTGGGGCATTGGGTGAAGGTAAAGAACGGAAAAGTCGAGAATTATCAAGCTGTGGTTCCGTCTACCTGGAATGCCGGTCCAAGAGGACCGAAAGGGGAGATCGGTGCCTATGAAGGAAGTCTGATCGGAACGAAGGTCGCCAATCCTGAAGAGCCGCTTGAGATCATACGGACGATCCACAGTTTCGACCCATGTATCGCCTGTGCGGTGCATGTGGTCGATACAAAAGGTAAGGAATTGGCTGTCTACAAAGTTGATCCTACCTGTGCATTCTAA
- a CDS encoding hydrogenase small subunit, giving the protein MSIDKQESVKKLFTAQSAKVETNRGDAYYNELYDRCRARLDELKKLKPLNNRMDFMQSIEEEGLERRDFLKWASATTAMLMLPASFTPLVAEAAVMMNRLPVIWIELSDCAGNTEALIRSDGPKIDDIILDIISLEFNETLMAAAGHQAEKQLEDAVEHFKGKYLLFVEGAIPMGMNGQYGTLGAHAETFHDHLQRLAKDAAALVAVGSCATFGGIPAAAPNPTDAVGVMDVVKGKPIINIPACPANPSNMVGVILHYVLTGSIPELDSLLRPKFAFGYRIHDNCERRAHFDAGEYVEEWGDEGAKNNFCLYKVGCKGPMTFNNCSIIRYNEAVNWPVGVGRGCIGCSEPDFWDKYAYERPMANANIKAPTGGVEKTVDEFGLGLLTAAGIGIAIHAAASAVAGKKSNEEEA; this is encoded by the coding sequence ATGAGCATAGACAAGCAAGAGTCTGTAAAGAAACTTTTTACGGCACAAAGTGCGAAGGTAGAGACCAACAGGGGCGATGCCTACTATAATGAGTTGTATGACCGATGCCGGGCGAGACTGGATGAGTTGAAAAAACTCAAACCGCTCAACAATCGGATGGACTTCATGCAAAGTATCGAGGAAGAAGGGCTCGAGAGAAGAGATTTCCTCAAGTGGGCATCGGCTACGACTGCGATGCTCATGCTTCCTGCTTCTTTTACGCCACTGGTTGCCGAAGCGGCAGTCATGATGAACAGACTGCCTGTCATCTGGATCGAACTGTCTGACTGCGCAGGCAATACCGAAGCGCTCATTCGAAGTGACGGACCCAAGATAGACGATATTATTCTGGACATTATTTCTCTTGAATTCAATGAAACGTTGATGGCAGCCGCCGGACATCAGGCAGAAAAGCAACTTGAAGATGCAGTTGAACATTTCAAAGGGAAATATCTTCTTTTTGTAGAAGGTGCGATTCCTATGGGAATGAATGGTCAATATGGGACTCTGGGTGCACATGCCGAGACATTCCACGATCATTTACAACGTTTGGCTAAAGATGCAGCAGCACTTGTGGCAGTAGGTTCCTGCGCAACCTTCGGTGGAATCCCGGCAGCAGCACCAAATCCTACTGATGCAGTGGGGGTTATGGATGTGGTTAAAGGCAAGCCGATTATTAACATTCCTGCTTGTCCTGCGAACCCATCCAATATGGTAGGAGTAATCCTTCACTATGTATTGACCGGTTCCATACCGGAACTTGATTCTCTACTGAGACCGAAATTTGCATTCGGATACCGTATCCATGACAACTGTGAGAGACGTGCACATTTTGATGCGGGTGAATATGTCGAAGAGTGGGGCGATGAAGGGGCGAAGAACAACTTCTGTCTCTACAAGGTTGGATGTAAGGGACCGATGACCTTCAACAACTGTTCGATTATCCGTTATAATGAAGCGGTGAACTGGCCGGTGGGCGTAGGACGTGGATGTATCGGTTGTTCTGAACCTGACTTTTGGGACAAATACGCCTATGAAAGACCGATGGCAAATGCCAATATCAAAGCACCGACAGGCGGTGTGGAAAAAACTGTCGATGAGTTCGGGCTCGGGTTGCTGACAGCGGCAGGTATCGGTATTGCCATTCATGCGGCAGCAAGTGCGGTAGCAGGTAAAAAAAGTAACGAGGAGGAAGCATAA